The following are from one region of the Salvia splendens isolate huo1 chromosome 2, SspV2, whole genome shotgun sequence genome:
- the LOC121792331 gene encoding psbP domain-containing protein 7, chloroplastic, which produces MKMIGAQHTFQSRTVSSLCRICMTQSSDDNTPTPADQFAPLQSVFRRRLLTGVGAASLLAVGANFGGVTSFLLGFTPDAARSLKLDALYPVRGYSRYIDTDEGFEFVYPERWLGDQRLLYRAAEKAERSLDPPPLSGSGGGPRRNVTEPMVAFGPPGSTGELNVSVFASRIPNDFSIDAFGGASDVGEAFIRTITRSGKVQARLIGTRLREDSERKNKYYELEFQVESPTFRRHNVAVCCARNGKLFTLNAQSPESAWPQFQSQLHAIAASFTFYS; this is translated from the exons ATGAAAATGATAGGCGCGCAACATACCTTTCAATCGCGCACGGTCAGTTCCCTGTGCCGGATTTGCATGACACAATCTTCCGACGACAACACACCGACGCCGGCGGACCAGTTCGCGCCACTTCAGTCCGTCTTCCGACGCCGGCTTCTCACGGGCGTCGGCGCCGCTTCGCTACTCGCTGTCGGCGCGAATTTCGGCGGAGTGACGAGCTTCCTCTTGGGGTTCACGCCCGATGCTGCTCGGAGCCTTAAGCTCGACGCTCTCTACCCCGTCCGCGGCTACAGCCGATACATAGACACTGATGAAGGATTCG AATTTGTGTACCCGGAGAGGTGGTTGGGGGATCAGAGGTTACTGTATAGAGCAGCCGAGAAGGCGGAAAGGTCGCTGGATCCTCCTCCATTGAGCGGAAGCGGGGGAGGGCCGCGGAGGAATGTGACTGAGCCAATGGTGGCGTTTGGGCCACCGGGGTCAACTGGAGAGCTCAATGTCAGCGTTTTTGCGTCGCGTATTCCAAATGATTTCTC GATTGATGCATTTGGAGGAGCAAGCGACGTTGGAGAGGCATTCATCCGAACCATCACAAGATCGGGCAAAGTGCAGGCAAGATTGATCGGAACCAGATTGAGAGAGGATTCAGAGAGAAAAAACAAGTATTATGAGCTTGAGTTCCAAGTTGAGAGCCCCACTTTCCGGCGCCATAATGTTGCCGTTTGTTGCGCTCGGAATGGGAAATTGTTTACATTGAACGCGCAGTCGCCGGAATCTGCTTGGCCTCAATTTCAATCACAGCTTCATGCAATTGCTGCTTCTTTTACTTTCTACTCTTAG
- the LOC121771241 gene encoding probable methyltransferase At1g29790 — MAKSCFPKCRLGKIMGWIQIVLGGLVIIVSISTLSRFYAVGFFLQNDDICRHFHSPSVSYDGVDMAALTARFNEVLNQMENLQEKLESTVQKMEKDGADQLQSSNISKFEHKKYLEEEVIRPLYRAHIALRQIRLPRVENSTLKEDPMINAFVVEEMRKYITPKGNRVGKVNIYGTERVYNTIGHACTLMKEEVEEYMDYDVGSYCKDDWLQGQKLMLRGCDPLPRRRCLSRASKLYLRPHPINVSLWLMPEGRNVRWSNYQCRNFECLSSKNPKRGYSKCTGCFEMEKEKLKWVVNSSLPADFLIADVLGLKPGEIRIGLDFGVGTGTFAARMREQNVTIVSTALNLGAPFNEMIALRGLIPLYVTLNQRLPFFDNTMDIIHSTGFMDGWIDLQLLDFILFDWDRVLRPGGLLWIDRFFCERKDLEDYMYMFLQFRYRKHRWVIAPKSKDQVFLSALLEKPPRSL, encoded by the coding sequence ATGGCGAAATCATGCTTTCCCAAATGTAGGCTGGGCAAAATAATGGGATGGATTCAGATTGTGTTGGGAGGGCTGGTTATAATAGTCAGCATCTCCACTCTCTCCAGATTCTACGCCGTCGGTTTCTTCCTGCAAAACGATGACATCTGCCGGCATTTCCACTCCCCCTCGGTTTCCTACGACGGCGTCGACATGGCCGCACTAACCGCTAGATTCAATGAAGTTCTCAACCAAATGGAAAACCTGCAGGAAAAGCTCGAATCCACGGTGCAAAAGATGGAAAAAGACGGCGCAGACCAACTGCAAAGCAGCAATATCTCAAAATTTGAGCACAAGAAATATTTGGAGGAGGAGGTGATCCGGCCGCTCTACCGTGCCCACATCGCGCTGCGGCAGATCCGGCTGCCTCGGGTGGAGAACTCGACGCTCAAGGAGGATCCAATGATCAACGCCTTCGTGGTCGAGGAGATGAGAAAGTACATCACACCAAAGGGGAACCGAGTGGGGAAGGTGAACATCTACGGTACAGAGAGGGTGTACAACACGATCGGGCACGCGTGCACGCTTATGAAGGAGGAGGTGGAGGAGTACATGGATTACGACGTTGGGTCCTACTGCAAGGACGACTGGCTCCAAGGCCAGAAGCTCATGCTCCGCGGCTGTGACCCACTTCCACGGAGAAGGTGCTTAAGTAGAGCCTCGAAGCTCTACTTGAGGCCCCACCCCATCAACGTGTCCCTCTGGCTCATGCCTGAGGGCCGCAATGTGAGGTGGAGCAATTACCAGTGCCGGAACTTCGAGTGCCTCTCTAGTAAGAATCCTAAGAGGGGTTACTCCAAGTGCACTGGGTGCTTCGAGATGGAAAAAGAGAAACTAAAGTGGGTGGTCAACTCGTCCCTTCCTGCGGACTTCCTGATTGCGGATGTCCTCGGGCTGAAGCCTGGGGAAATCCGGATCGGACTTGATTTTGGGGTGGGGACGGGCACGTTTGCTGCACGGATGAGGGAGCAGAACGTGACTATTGTCTCCACTGCCTTGAACCTAGGGGCCCCCTTCAACGAGATGATTGCTCTAAGGGGGCTGATCCCTTTGTATGTGACGCTGAATCAGCGGTTGCCATTTTTCGATAACACGATGGACATAATTCACTCAACCGGGTTCATGGATGGGTGGATCGATCTACAGCTGCTAGATTTCATACTGTTCGATTGGGACCGGGTTTTGAGGCCGGGCGGGTTGCTGTGGATCGACAGGTTCTTTTGTGAGAGGAAGGATTTGGAGGATTACATGTATATGTTCTTGCAATTTAGGTATAGAAAACATAGGTGGGTTATTGCTCCCAAGTCTAAGGATCAGGTGTTTCTCTCTGCACTGCTTGAGAAACCACCCAGATCCTTGTAA